Proteins from a genomic interval of Symmachiella macrocystis:
- a CDS encoding PQQ-binding-like beta-propeller repeat protein, giving the protein MPCRFAVAPTTCLSFCFAVLLFVIPIRSSFAEDWPQWGGPHRDCVWREDGIVESLPPGPLPRVWSTPLGEGYSGPAVADGRVFVTDYQPADRQERVLCLNAETGKVLWQHAYDVRYTVSYAHGPRATPVVDGNRVYTIGTQGDMFCFDVEQGEILWKKNFVEEYGTALPNWGMAASPLVDGKQLITLVGGSDGACLVSFDKMTGQELWRAIDDPAVGYAPPVIYEFDGVRQLIAWHPTAITSLNPETGEKYWEFPFDVRVGLTVPTPKRQGNRLFVTAFYNGPRMLEVSSDPPAAKLLWQGNSDSEKKTDGLHSIMPTPIFTESHIYGVCSFGQLRCLDAEQGDRVWETFEATGEDRWWNAFLIPHKDRVFICNEQGELIIARLTPEGYEELSRAELLEPTRKVRRRLTIWSHPAFAMQSVFARNDKEIVRVNLAAE; this is encoded by the coding sequence ATGCCCTGCCGATTTGCCGTCGCGCCGACGACTTGCCTATCCTTCTGCTTTGCGGTCCTGCTGTTCGTGATCCCCATCCGCTCCAGTTTCGCCGAAGATTGGCCCCAATGGGGTGGGCCGCACCGGGATTGTGTTTGGCGCGAAGACGGGATCGTCGAGTCCCTCCCGCCGGGACCATTGCCGCGCGTTTGGTCGACTCCCTTGGGAGAAGGCTACAGCGGCCCGGCCGTGGCGGACGGACGGGTATTCGTTACCGATTACCAACCGGCGGACCGCCAAGAACGCGTCCTCTGCTTGAACGCCGAAACGGGCAAGGTTCTGTGGCAGCACGCTTACGACGTCCGCTACACAGTCAGCTATGCCCATGGCCCGCGGGCGACGCCGGTGGTCGATGGCAATCGTGTCTATACAATCGGCACGCAGGGAGACATGTTTTGCTTTGACGTCGAACAGGGAGAAATCCTTTGGAAAAAGAACTTCGTCGAGGAGTATGGGACCGCACTGCCGAACTGGGGTATGGCGGCCTCGCCGCTGGTCGATGGCAAACAATTGATCACCCTCGTCGGGGGCAGCGACGGCGCGTGTCTGGTCAGCTTTGACAAAATGACCGGCCAAGAACTGTGGCGGGCAATAGATGATCCGGCCGTGGGGTATGCTCCGCCGGTGATTTATGAGTTCGATGGAGTGCGGCAACTGATTGCTTGGCACCCCACAGCCATCACGTCTCTCAATCCAGAAACCGGCGAAAAATACTGGGAGTTCCCCTTCGATGTGCGCGTAGGGCTGACGGTGCCGACGCCGAAACGTCAAGGCAATCGGCTATTCGTCACTGCGTTTTACAACGGACCGCGGATGCTGGAAGTTTCCTCCGATCCCCCAGCGGCGAAACTGCTTTGGCAAGGAAATAGCGACAGCGAAAAAAAGACCGACGGCCTGCATTCGATTATGCCGACGCCGATTTTTACAGAATCGCACATTTACGGAGTCTGTAGTTTTGGACAATTGCGCTGCCTGGACGCCGAACAGGGAGATCGTGTTTGGGAGACATTTGAGGCGACGGGGGAAGACCGTTGGTGGAACGCGTTTTTGATCCCCCACAAGGACCGCGTGTTCATCTGCAACGAACAAGGCGAATTGATCATCGCTCGTTTGACGCCGGAGGGTTACGAAGAACTGAGCCGCGCAGAATTGCTCGAGCCAACACGCAAAGTCCGCCGTCGCCTGACAATCTGGTCGCACCCGGCCTTTGCGATGCAGAGCGTTTTTGCGCGGAATGATAAGGAAATCGTGCGGGTCAATTTGGCGGCTGAGTGA
- a CDS encoding anti-sigma factor family protein has protein sequence MNDKISEELLSAYLDGELSQSERADVAQLLESSPAAQQQLADFQKLSQWMQELPPAQPPQGFAQEVLLQAERRSLLREPTPPAPVTTTRRSWLKPTLGIAAAAAAVVFLVRAVPAPQPVQQPMTEAIVVEDMDNHQMEAETAPAEALTTDAQSDLKTVSRNAATVALPAINSGQTADAEKFIATDEADTMLRQSKQPAIKKDKLVRLPAGQKWNRSRIGEVIHMTELDESQEQVAVFKAVVVNIDQWIGGTQVDVIGLEGAPDTIAIHLEGSPEELADLVANINDDGGQLLDLEAGQPILVAQLSTKEQAHFGASGGEQTDDRADDALSVPPQFGSRTSPQSHIPKDVPPPALGSKKRSITRKNETAKESRGEGQSDGKQKPKASRLEGSQIVGRAIARQTTRAQVTAVPEALQSQIPAGTVDIEKTPSKPAVPSSSEELADKPAIKLAEQEAIGVDNAEIKKQNADAPRRVRMILLVRQQSPAAKKVPAPPAKKAGDGGGAA, from the coding sequence ATGAACGACAAAATATCCGAAGAATTGCTATCCGCGTATCTGGACGGGGAACTGTCGCAGAGTGAGCGCGCGGATGTGGCGCAGCTGTTGGAATCCTCTCCCGCTGCGCAGCAACAACTGGCGGACTTCCAAAAGCTCTCGCAGTGGATGCAGGAGCTGCCCCCCGCGCAGCCTCCGCAAGGATTCGCGCAAGAAGTCCTCCTCCAGGCGGAACGACGTTCATTGCTGCGCGAACCGACCCCTCCGGCCCCCGTGACCACGACCCGGCGATCCTGGCTGAAACCAACATTGGGAATCGCCGCCGCCGCAGCAGCTGTGGTGTTTCTGGTCCGCGCAGTGCCCGCCCCCCAACCGGTGCAGCAGCCCATGACAGAAGCGATAGTCGTGGAGGATATGGACAATCATCAGATGGAGGCCGAAACCGCTCCGGCCGAAGCTTTGACGACGGATGCCCAATCGGATCTAAAAACAGTTTCCCGGAATGCGGCAACCGTTGCATTACCAGCGATCAATAGCGGACAAACCGCTGACGCTGAGAAATTCATTGCGACGGATGAGGCCGACACGATGCTGCGGCAAAGCAAGCAGCCCGCGATAAAAAAAGACAAATTGGTGAGATTGCCCGCCGGTCAAAAATGGAACCGTAGCCGAATCGGCGAAGTCATCCACATGACGGAACTGGACGAGTCACAAGAGCAAGTGGCGGTTTTCAAGGCGGTTGTGGTCAATATCGATCAATGGATCGGTGGCACGCAAGTGGATGTCATTGGCTTGGAAGGCGCGCCCGATACGATTGCCATCCATCTAGAAGGCTCGCCGGAGGAATTGGCGGATCTTGTCGCCAATATCAACGACGATGGCGGCCAATTGCTGGACCTGGAGGCTGGCCAACCGATTCTCGTTGCTCAACTCTCCACCAAAGAGCAGGCCCACTTTGGCGCCTCTGGCGGTGAGCAAACCGATGATCGTGCTGACGATGCGCTATCGGTTCCCCCACAGTTTGGCAGCCGAACCTCTCCGCAGTCGCACATCCCCAAGGATGTCCCTCCCCCCGCACTAGGTTCGAAGAAACGATCGATCACGCGCAAGAATGAGACCGCAAAGGAAAGCCGTGGCGAGGGGCAAAGCGATGGGAAGCAAAAACCGAAGGCTTCGAGATTGGAAGGGAGCCAAATTGTTGGCCGCGCAATCGCCCGGCAAACAACACGAGCTCAAGTCACAGCCGTTCCCGAGGCTTTGCAATCACAGATTCCGGCAGGCACGGTCGACATTGAGAAAACGCCCAGCAAACCTGCAGTCCCCTCTTCGAGTGAAGAATTAGCGGACAAACCTGCCATTAAACTGGCCGAACAGGAAGCCATCGGCGTGGACAACGCTGAAATCAAAAAGCAAAACGCTGACGCGCCGCGACGTGTACGCATGATTTTACTCGTGCGGCAGCAATCGCCGGCGGCAAAAAAAGTCCCAGCCCCACCCGCGAAAAAAGCGGGGGACGGCGGCGGGGCTGCTTGA
- a CDS encoding RNA polymerase sigma factor, with the protein MKQDDRELIADCLSGQTQAFGALVERYQDRLYNSLVSVVGSTDEALDVAQDAFVQAFEKLDSFRGDSAFYSWLFRIALNAAVSRHRKKRRATVSIDAARDNTGQEPADTHPQAFPGFALEQTERQLAVRTALAELPEDFRTVLVLKEIEGMKYEQIAETLDCPVGTVRSRIHRGRIELRAKLQRILKDEEV; encoded by the coding sequence GTGAAACAGGACGACCGAGAACTGATTGCCGATTGTCTCAGTGGCCAAACGCAGGCGTTTGGTGCGCTGGTGGAGCGCTATCAGGACCGGCTTTACAACAGTCTTGTTTCTGTGGTTGGATCCACGGATGAAGCGCTCGATGTCGCGCAGGATGCCTTTGTACAGGCCTTTGAAAAATTAGATTCATTCCGAGGCGATTCGGCTTTTTATTCTTGGTTGTTTCGCATCGCTCTCAACGCGGCTGTTTCCCGCCATCGCAAGAAACGACGTGCGACCGTCTCGATAGACGCCGCACGGGACAACACGGGACAGGAACCGGCCGACACACACCCACAAGCATTCCCCGGATTTGCACTCGAACAGACAGAACGACAACTTGCCGTCCGGACCGCTCTCGCCGAACTCCCAGAAGATTTTCGCACAGTTTTGGTCCTCAAGGAAATTGAGGGCATGAAATACGAACAGATTGCTGAAACGCTCGATTGTCCCGTGGGAACGGTTCGCAGCCGCATCCACCGCGGGCGGATCGAATTACGAGCAAAACTTCAGCGCATACTCAAGGACGAAGAAGTTTGA